One window from the genome of Haloprofundus halobius encodes:
- a CDS encoding tRNA (guanine(26)-N(2))-dimethyltransferase, translated as MQIHEGGVDIEVADSRDGASEGAGDGVFFNPTQELNRDVTVAVLRAYREREPRAETYLDAMTASGIRAVRAAAEGWRVTGADIDSEAVELARSNLERNGLAGEVLERNVNALLYEDREVYDVVDVDPFGTPIPFADAALSNARNLVCVTATDTAPLCGAHQNSGIRKYSTLPQNTDFHAEMGLRVLLSALIRTAARYDVAAKPVLSHVSRHYARTYLELDHRATSADALLEQLGYVHNCEDCLTRTHEFGLLSHPPEACPRCESNRLLSAGPIWLGETADSEFALSVRSHLDDGMGTKKRAARMLSTIAAELDEPTHYDQHRLCKQWNRSANAMGEFLSDLREAGYEASKAHYSGTAFKTNATVAEMREATRP; from the coding sequence ATGCAGATTCACGAGGGCGGCGTCGACATCGAGGTCGCCGACTCCCGCGACGGGGCCAGCGAGGGCGCGGGCGACGGGGTGTTCTTCAACCCGACGCAGGAACTGAACCGCGACGTGACGGTCGCGGTGCTCCGGGCGTACCGCGAACGAGAACCGCGCGCGGAGACGTACCTCGACGCGATGACCGCCAGCGGGATTCGGGCCGTCCGCGCCGCCGCGGAGGGCTGGCGCGTCACCGGTGCGGACATCGATTCCGAGGCGGTCGAACTCGCACGGTCGAATTTAGAGCGGAACGGGTTGGCGGGCGAGGTACTCGAACGCAACGTCAACGCCTTGCTCTACGAGGACCGCGAAGTGTACGACGTGGTCGACGTCGACCCGTTCGGCACGCCCATCCCCTTCGCGGACGCGGCGCTGTCGAACGCCCGAAATCTGGTCTGCGTCACCGCCACCGACACCGCGCCGCTCTGCGGCGCGCACCAGAACAGCGGGATTCGGAAGTACTCGACGCTCCCGCAGAACACCGACTTCCACGCCGAGATGGGCCTCCGCGTCCTCCTCTCGGCGCTGATTCGGACCGCCGCGCGCTACGACGTCGCGGCGAAGCCCGTGCTCTCGCACGTGTCGAGACATTACGCGCGGACGTATCTCGAACTCGACCACCGCGCGACCAGCGCCGACGCGCTCCTCGAACAGTTGGGCTACGTCCACAACTGCGAGGACTGCCTCACCCGAACTCACGAGTTCGGCCTGCTGTCACACCCGCCGGAGGCGTGTCCTCGCTGCGAGAGCAACCGCCTGCTGTCGGCCGGGCCGATATGGCTCGGCGAGACGGCCGACAGCGAGTTCGCGCTGTCGGTCCGCTCGCATCTCGACGACGGGATGGGGACGAAGAAGCGCGCGGCGCGAATGCTGTCGACGATCGCCGCGGAGCTCGACGAGCCGACTCACTACGACCAGCACCGCCTCTGCAAGCAGTGGAACCGCTCGGCGAACGCGATGGGCGAGTTCCTTTCGGACCTCCGAGAAGCGGGATACGAGGCATCGAAGGCGCACTACAGCGGCACCGCGTTCAAGACGAACGCGACTGTCGCCGAGATGCGCGAGGCGACGCGGCCGTAG
- a CDS encoding YhjD/YihY/BrkB family envelope integrity protein, whose protein sequence is MSSASINSSSSYVGTARAVVTEVQEREVTFLAASISYYAFVSLIPLLVLAVVIAGLVGGEALRGEVMALAEQYLVPSAQDAVLSAMTDQAAQGGLGVVSFLLTTWGALKLFRGVDTAFSRVYGSETGGIADQVKDGLIVIGAIGAGVVGVIAVGAVIALLPIPYIGLIGPIMLLLTLCAAFFPLYYVFPDVDVTPREVLPGTVFAAVGWSILGAVFGIYAAASSGVGGLLGGILLLLTWFYFGGTIILVGAVVNAVLSNRLTDRQVQQEGARQEKPSDMSEEEARRAGEARRDEDVEPSGAPDISELSRQVAELQAELDAFESDVNERTVERPKLEAELKRYVRGQMRRGKARGWGPYLVLLYGTVLTLGAFFYLGEAPLIAVLAMLIIFLSTLGLYVIFVVVGVGLNALGVPSRAADWVRKRRS, encoded by the coding sequence GTGTCATCGGCATCTATCAACTCCTCGTCCAGTTACGTCGGCACCGCACGGGCCGTCGTGACGGAGGTGCAGGAGCGCGAAGTGACGTTTCTGGCCGCGAGCATCTCCTACTACGCGTTCGTCTCGCTGATTCCGCTGTTGGTGCTCGCCGTCGTCATCGCCGGTCTCGTCGGGGGCGAAGCGCTGAGAGGCGAAGTTATGGCGCTGGCCGAGCAGTATCTCGTCCCGTCGGCACAGGATGCGGTTCTCAGCGCAATGACCGACCAGGCGGCCCAGGGCGGCCTCGGCGTGGTGAGTTTCCTCCTCACGACGTGGGGCGCGCTCAAACTGTTCCGCGGCGTCGACACCGCGTTCTCGCGGGTGTACGGCTCCGAGACCGGCGGCATCGCCGACCAGGTGAAGGACGGCCTCATCGTCATCGGAGCCATCGGCGCGGGCGTCGTCGGCGTCATCGCCGTCGGCGCAGTCATTGCACTACTGCCGATTCCGTACATCGGACTCATCGGACCGATCATGCTGCTCCTGACGCTCTGTGCGGCGTTCTTTCCCCTGTACTACGTGTTCCCGGACGTCGACGTCACCCCCCGAGAGGTGCTCCCCGGGACCGTGTTCGCCGCCGTCGGGTGGTCGATTCTCGGCGCGGTGTTCGGCATCTACGCCGCCGCCTCCAGCGGCGTCGGCGGTCTTCTCGGCGGCATCTTGCTGCTTCTCACCTGGTTCTACTTCGGCGGCACCATCATCCTCGTCGGCGCGGTGGTGAATGCCGTTCTCTCGAACCGTCTCACGGACCGGCAGGTACAACAGGAAGGGGCCCGACAGGAGAAACCAAGCGACATGTCCGAGGAGGAGGCACGACGAGCGGGGGAAGCGCGACGAGACGAGGACGTAGAACCGAGCGGCGCGCCCGACATCTCCGAACTGTCGCGACAGGTCGCGGAGCTACAGGCGGAGCTCGACGCCTTCGAGTCGGACGTGAACGAACGAACGGTCGAGCGGCCGAAACTGGAGGCGGAACTGAAACGCTACGTCCGCGGGCAGATGCGCCGCGGCAAAGCCCGTGGATGGGGGCCGTACCTCGTGCTTTTGTACGGGACGGTGCTGACGCTGGGCGCGTTCTTCTATCTCGGCGAAGCGCCGCTTATCGCCGTGTTGGCGATGCTCATCATCTTCCTGTCGACGCTCGGCCTCTACGTCATCTTCGTCGTCGTCGGCGTCGGCCTCAACGCGCTGGGCGTCCCGAGTCGGGCCGCCGACTGGGTGCGCAAGCGACGCTCGTGA
- a CDS encoding phosphatase PAP2 family protein — translation MRELGITETLSNLPDPAVAAFAFLTQLGDVWFLFAALGLLYLLAGERVASAPRRTGALLIALSIGALALTLALKATFAFPRPPAAETASIPPWLPLTFEAAYLNVATGDGFGFPSGHAIGSTVAYGGAAAVLDVWNRRKRTLVAGGAVGVVCLARLVLGVHYLVDVLAGVAVGLVYLAVALRVADGDPARAFGIATVTAALALAAVVMRGVPSELGPVATTLGAALAGAVVWRRLDATQAAVSLPVAVAGLGLSGGPWIFAYLAEVGLVVSFVAGATGLSILVAVPALVGHDEGEKSGGGTSRTV, via the coding sequence ATGCGAGAACTGGGCATCACCGAGACGCTCTCGAACCTCCCGGACCCCGCCGTCGCCGCGTTCGCGTTTCTCACGCAACTCGGCGACGTCTGGTTTCTCTTCGCGGCGCTCGGTCTGTTGTATCTGCTCGCCGGCGAGCGAGTCGCCTCGGCCCCTCGACGAACGGGCGCGTTACTGATCGCGCTCTCTATCGGCGCGCTGGCGTTGACGCTCGCGCTGAAGGCCACCTTCGCGTTTCCGCGGCCGCCGGCCGCCGAAACCGCCTCGATTCCACCGTGGCTGCCGCTGACGTTCGAAGCCGCCTACCTCAACGTCGCGACGGGCGACGGGTTCGGCTTCCCCAGCGGCCACGCTATCGGGTCCACCGTCGCCTACGGCGGCGCGGCGGCGGTGCTCGACGTGTGGAACCGACGGAAGCGGACGCTCGTCGCGGGCGGTGCCGTCGGCGTCGTCTGTCTCGCGCGACTCGTCCTCGGCGTTCACTATCTCGTCGACGTGCTCGCCGGCGTCGCCGTCGGTCTCGTCTACCTCGCCGTGGCGCTCCGGGTCGCCGACGGCGACCCCGCCCGCGCGTTCGGCATCGCCACCGTCACCGCCGCGCTCGCGCTCGCCGCCGTCGTCATGCGAGGCGTCCCTTCGGAACTCGGACCGGTCGCAACGACGCTCGGTGCGGCTTTGGCCGGTGCCGTCGTCTGGAGACGCCTCGATGCGACGCAGGCGGCCGTCTCACTCCCCGTCGCCGTCGCCGGCCTCGGGCTGTCGGGCGGGCCGTGGATATTCGCGTATCTCGCGGAGGTCGGACTCGTCGTCTCGTTCGTCGCGGGGGCGACAGGGCTCTCGATTCTCGTCGCAGTACCGGCGCTCGTGGGACATGACGAGGGCGAAAAAAGCGGCGGCGGAACGTCGCGGACGGTCTGA
- the glnA gene encoding type I glutamate--ammonia ligase, whose protein sequence is MTDENASPDGGLSTEAQAVIDEIESKNVDFLRLQFTDILGTVKNVAVPATQAEKAFSEGIYFDGSSIEGFVRIQESDMRLKPDPSTFAILPWRKREEGASARLICDVIDTSTGEPFEGDPRYVLKQAIARAEEMGYDINAAPEPEFFLFEEDEGGRATTKTNDAGGYFDLAPKDLASDVRRDIIYGLESMGFEIEASHHEVAEGQHEINFTYDDALTTADNVGTFRTVVRAIAAEHDLHATFMPKPIAKINGSGMHTHISLFEDGENAFHDDDDEFNLSETAKQFLQGILQHAPAITAICNPTVNSYKRLVPGYEAPVYVAWSDRNRSALIRKPAARVPAASRIELRSPDPSCNPYLALAVMIHAGLDGIEQELEAPDPVRDNIYEFDEEKREEYGIETLPGNLGEAVAALEADEDIQAALGEHICEKFVEAKTQEYDEYRVDVSDWEVERYLETF, encoded by the coding sequence ATGACGGACGAAAACGCATCTCCGGACGGGGGGCTGAGCACCGAAGCGCAGGCAGTTATCGACGAAATCGAGTCGAAAAACGTTGATTTCCTCCGTTTGCAGTTCACGGATATTCTCGGCACAGTAAAAAACGTCGCCGTTCCGGCCACACAGGCCGAGAAGGCGTTCTCCGAAGGAATCTACTTCGACGGGTCGAGCATCGAGGGATTCGTTCGCATCCAGGAGTCGGACATGCGGCTCAAGCCGGACCCCAGCACGTTCGCGATCCTGCCGTGGCGGAAACGCGAGGAGGGTGCCTCCGCTCGCCTCATCTGCGACGTCATCGACACCTCGACGGGTGAGCCGTTCGAGGGCGACCCCCGCTACGTCCTCAAGCAGGCCATCGCCCGCGCCGAGGAGATGGGCTACGACATCAACGCCGCGCCCGAACCCGAGTTCTTCCTCTTCGAGGAGGACGAGGGGGGTCGCGCGACGACGAAGACCAACGACGCCGGGGGGTACTTCGACCTCGCGCCGAAAGACCTCGCCTCCGACGTCCGTCGCGACATCATCTACGGCCTCGAGTCGATGGGCTTCGAGATCGAAGCCAGCCACCACGAGGTCGCCGAGGGGCAGCACGAGATCAACTTCACCTACGACGACGCGCTGACCACCGCCGACAACGTCGGGACGTTCCGCACGGTCGTTCGCGCTATCGCGGCCGAGCACGACCTGCACGCGACGTTCATGCCCAAGCCCATCGCCAAGATCAACGGGTCGGGGATGCACACCCACATCTCGCTGTTCGAGGACGGCGAGAACGCCTTCCACGACGACGACGACGAGTTCAACCTCTCGGAGACCGCAAAGCAGTTCCTGCAGGGCATCCTCCAACACGCGCCCGCTATCACCGCCATCTGCAACCCGACGGTCAACAGCTACAAGCGCCTCGTCCCCGGCTACGAAGCCCCCGTCTACGTGGCGTGGTCCGACCGTAACCGCTCGGCGCTCATCCGCAAACCGGCCGCACGCGTCCCGGCCGCGAGTCGTATCGAACTCCGCTCGCCCGACCCGTCGTGCAACCCCTACCTCGCGCTCGCCGTGATGATTCACGCCGGTCTCGACGGCATCGAGCAGGAACTCGAAGCGCCCGACCCGGTGAGAGACAACATCTACGAGTTCGACGAGGAGAAGCGCGAGGAGTACGGCATCGAGACGCTCCCGGGCAACCTCGGCGAGGCCGTGGCCGCGCTCGAAGCGGACGAGGACATCCAGGCAGCGCTCGGCGAACACATCTGCGAGAAGTTCGTCGAGGCGAAAACCCAGGAGTACGACGAGTACCGTGTCGACGTCTCCGACTGGGAAGTCGAACGGTACCTCGAAACGTTCTGA